CAAAATTAACATTTTCAACTGATGTTTTTGCTTTTTGACCTAATAATAAAAAAATAATATCAACTTTATTTTCAACAATAAATTTTATCAAATTGTAACTAAAAATTTCTCAACCTATATTTGCATGAGAATTTGGGCTTGATTTTCTAACAGACAAAACTATATTCAACAACAAAACTCCTTGTTTTGCCCAATTTTTAAGATTCCCGTCTTTTTTTGAAAAATCAGGATAGGAATTTTTTATTTCTTCGAACAAATTTTTAAGTGAAGGAGGCAAGATTTTTGCCTTTGTCGAAAATGCAAGTCCATCGGCTTGCCCTTCTTGGTGATAAGGGTCTTGACCAATAATCACTATTTTTAAATTATCAAAATCAGTTATTTTAATCGCGTTAAATAAATCACCTTTTTTTGGGAAAACTTGGTAGTTCTTATATTCAATTTCTAATTTTTTCATTAATTCATGAAAATACGTTTTTTTAGTTTCGCTTCTAAAAAAGCTTTCAAAACTCAGTTTTGTTTTCATTTTTAAAATTATAGCAATAAAAAACAAAAAAATATTTTCTCCATTTAAAAAAAAAAAAAAAATGGTATAATTTCTTCGTTAGGTTAACCAACCATCTCATACCAAAAAGGTTTAAACCTGATTTCTAAATTCAGTGCCTTGAGGATGATATTCATAAGGAGAAACTTATGTTTGCAATTATTAAATCCGGTGGTAAACAGCTTAAAGTTGAAAAAGATCAAATAATTTACGTTGAAAAAATCAACAAAAATGAAGGCGAAAGTGTAACTTTTGCCGATGTTTTGTTTATTAATGGTAAAATAGGCGCTCCATTTGTTAAAAACGCAAGTGTTACAGGAATTATCGAAAAACAAGGGAAAGCGAAAAAAATTGTTGTCTACCGGCACAATCCAAAATCAACACACAAAAGAAAATTAGGTCATCGACAACCGTTTACAAAAGTAAAAATCACGGAATTGAAAGGATAGTTTAAAAAATGGCAAAGACCAAAGCAGGTGGATCCACCAAAAATGGCCGAGATTCGGCTGGAAGAAGACTTGGGCAAAAAATTGCTGATGGCCAATTTGCGCTTACCGGTTCAATCATTTATAGACAAAGAGGGACTAAAATTTATCCTGGAAAAAATGTCGGAATCGGCGGTGATGATAGTTTGTTTGCCCTTGTTGATGGAATTGTTAAATTCCAAAAAAAAAGAAAACGTAAATACGTAAGCATTATGATGGCTAACTAATTTAGACCCAAATAGGTTCCAAAAAGATCAAGCTTAAAGCTTAAAACAAATGGCAAACAATAACTTTTTTTAAAAAAACTATAAATTACAGAACTTTTCAATTTTTATTGCTAAACTAAACTGTGAAACTACAGAAAACAACAAAACCTTATATCAAGTTTTTTGACTAAATAAATTCTAAAAAACTATAATTTCATAACTAGTTTTTTAGAAACATACTAAAAACTTTATTAAAACGCTCAGGATTCTCGCTATAAATTAGGTGACCAGTTCTGGGAATAATTTCAGTTTGAACATGCCCAATTAATTTTTCAAAATACTCTTTAGTTTCTTGCTGCAACACAATTCCATCTTTTTCGCCTAAAACAAGAAGTGCGGGACATTTTATTTGCTTAAGCCCCTCTTCAATTTGATCCATCATATTATTTTTTAAAAAATTTCGAGAAAGATCAACAATGTTTTTATTGTTAAAATATTCATAATTAAAAAAAGTTTTAGCCCATTTTAAATATTTTGGATTTTTATACTTTTTTTTATCATATTCATAAATAGTCAAAAATTCAAGCATTTCTTCTGGAGTTTTTGGAAAAAATTTTTCATAGAACAAATCCTTTAAGGGAAGATTCGCTTTATTCATTGGGGCTATAAAAACAATTTTCGAAATTATCTCAGGAATTCTTTTATAAATCAAAGCTGCATTTGCTGCCCCCATTGAATGCCCGACTAGAATAACTTCTTTTAGATTCAATTTTTTAATAAAATCAACTGTTAAATCCGCATAATATTCTAAATAAAGTTGGTTTTCGGTAGCTGGTGTTAAATTATTTCCAGGCAAGGTAAAACTGTAATAATTTATTCCAAGTTCTTTATTAATCGCCTCAATTGAACTTCAAAATACATTATGATTTGAATTAAAACCATGGCAAAAAACAACATTAATTTTGTTAAAAGGGCTTTTATTGATTAGAAAAGGATATTCCCAGTTTTCTAAAATACTTTTACTTTTCGCTTTTGAGCAAAAAAAGTGTTCTGGCTCTGGTTCAGAATTCCCCATTTTAACCTACCTTTTCATTTAAAATTTTACTTATATATTATATTGTATTATATTATAATATTGGTTAACTTTTGTTATTTTTAAATTTTAAAAAATTTACTCAAAATATTTGGAAAATTTAGAAGTTTGTGGTAAAATTTATGTGCCACTAGAATAATAACCTTGTAACCTGGTCAGGATAGAAATATAGCAGCCATATCGAGAAGTATTGTGTTTAGTGGTTTTTTATATATATAAAAAATGGGTAAAACACTATGCCTTCTCGAGAAAAAAACGAAACAAAAAATGGGTCATGCTCTTGTGCGAGTCAAAAAAATCATAATTTTGCAAAATGTTTAAAAAAACAACTAATTACACGTGCAGAACGGGAAATTTTTCAGCTTAACCAAGACAAAATTAACATTAAAAACTTTTGAAAACGAAAAACATTATCAATCACAATGATGGCATTTTCTTCAATTCTTTTTACTTTAGGTGTTACATTTTTCCTTGGTTTTGCAAAAACCCTGCCCACTGGTGTCTCTGCAATTCCCGCTTTGATTACAATAATAGTTAACTCACAATACAATGTTGATATTAGTTGAACTTTTGCCTTAATATACTTTGCAATTAATATTCCGTTAATGATTTTCACGTTAGTGAAAGTCGCAAATAAAAGTTTTAGTTATCTTACTTTTATTTGACTTTTTTTCCAAATTATATGAAACCAAGTTTTTTCGCTAGATAGTCCAATAAAAAATTTTTTAGTTAAAAATATTTTAATTGGTGATGGAAATGGAAAAGGTTCTTGAACATTATTTTATTACACAATTATTGGTGCAATTTTATCAGGCTGGTCTATAGGAATTGCCTGAAAATTTGGCGGCTCTGCTGGTGGAACAGATTATATAACTTATTTAATAGCGTTAAAGTATCGCAAACCTATTGAGAAAATAATGTTTAGTATTTCAATATTTTTTGGACTTCTTTCGCTAGTTTTACTTTATTTTATTGAGCCTTTGCAAGTTGATAGTCAACTTTTTGGACAAAAACTATTTGCGCTGTTCCTTTATTTAATCGTAAGTTCAACGATTGTGGGTAGAATTTATCCAAAATATGGTAAATTACTTTTACAAATTTACACAAATGAACCCGAAAAAATTATTCAACATTTCAAATCAATCAAATACTGACATTCTTATAATATCTGAGAGGGAATTTCTGGTTATACAAATCAGCGACAATGACGTGTTGAGACAATAATTTTCACTATTGAGAAAAAGGCAATTTTAGAAGAAGTTGCAAAATCAAAGGTAAATTTTTGATATTCAGCAACAAGAATTTTACAAACAACCGATCGATTTGATGCAACAAAAATTCATTAAACTAAAACTTATATTTTACCTTAAATATTTTTTTGAATTATAATCATCAAAGATTTTTAAGTTATAATTACTAACTAGGGTTTCTCTTCTCTTGCCTGTTTTTTAAAATTATTTTTTTAAATGTAGAAAACACAAATTATATGAAAAAAAATTTTATTCTTGATTTTGCTGCAAAAAACATAAAAGAAAAAAAGTTAACTTTTAGAATCGGATTGTCCCTCTGAACTTTACTAGTTTTTGCTTATATGATTTTTGTAATGAATTGAGGCTTTGCTTCTGCCGGACTAAACGGCAAAGCAGGAGTAAGTGGTTATTTAGGCCATTTTTTCCCAAATGTAAACGAGGCACCAGGTACTGTTGTAAATCAAGCAGTTAACTGAGGAATTACAATCGGACGTGGAATTGGCTCAGTTTTAGTTGGGTGATTAATTGTTAGAATTTCACATAAATATACAGTAATTTTATCATTAATCTTTATGCTTTTTGGAATCGTTGCGCCTTTTTCGCCTACTTAT
The sequence above is a segment of the Mesomycoplasma flocculare ATCC 27399 genome. Coding sequences within it:
- a CDS encoding uracil-DNA glycosylase — protein: MKTKLSFESFFRSETKKTYFHELMKKLEIEYKNYQVFPKKGDLFNAIKITDFDNLKIVIIGQDPYHQEGQADGLAFSTKAKILPPSLKNLFEEIKNSYPDFSKKDGNLKNWAKQGVLLLNIVLSVRKSSPNSHANIGWEIFSYNLIKFIVENKVDIIFLLLGQKAKTSVENVNFEKQKVFFYSHPSPFSFAKSLKHSDVFKKINIFLKQKNQSEINWNL
- the rplU gene encoding 50S ribosomal protein L21, with amino-acid sequence MFAIIKSGGKQLKVEKDQIIYVEKINKNEGESVTFADVLFINGKIGAPFVKNASVTGIIEKQGKAKKIVVYRHNPKSTHKRKLGHRQPFTKVKITELKG
- the rpmA gene encoding 50S ribosomal protein L27, translating into MAKTKAGGSTKNGRDSAGRRLGQKIADGQFALTGSIIYRQRGTKIYPGKNVGIGGDDSLFALVDGIVKFQKKRKRKYVSIMMAN
- a CDS encoding alpha/beta fold hydrolase yields the protein MGNSEPEPEHFFCSKAKSKSILENWEYPFLINKSPFNKINVVFCHGFNSNHNVFWSSIEAINKELGINYYSFTLPGNNLTPATENQLYLEYYADLTVDFIKKLNLKEVILVGHSMGAANAALIYKRIPEIISKIVFIAPMNKANLPLKDLFYEKFFPKTPEEMLEFLTIYEYDKKKYKNPKYLKWAKTFFNYEYFNNKNIVDLSRNFLKNNMMDQIEEGLKQIKCPALLVLGEKDGIVLQQETKEYFEKLIGHVQTEIIPRTGHLIYSENPERFNKVFSMFLKN
- a CDS encoding YitT family protein; the protein is MPSREKNETKNGSCSCASQKNHNFAKCLKKQLITRAEREIFQLNQDKINIKNFWKRKTLSITMMAFSSILFTLGVTFFLGFAKTLPTGVSAIPALITIIVNSQYNVDISWTFALIYFAINIPLMIFTLVKVANKSFSYLTFIWLFFQIIWNQVFSLDSPIKNFLVKNILIGDGNGKGSWTLFYYTIIGAILSGWSIGIAWKFGGSAGGTDYITYLIALKYRKPIEKIMFSISIFFGLLSLVLLYFIEPLQVDSQLFGQKLFALFLYLIVSSTIVGRIYPKYGKLLLQIYTNEPEKIIQHFKSIKYWHSYNIWEGISGYTNQRQWRVETIIFTIEKKAILEEVAKSKVNFWYSATRILQTTDRFDATKIH